From one Pedobacter faecalis genomic stretch:
- a CDS encoding glycosyltransferase encodes MKVVHLNTYEGNGGAGRACLRLNDALNASGADSSVMVYYQFKPSSKTGSFSNTMIQKAAAVFNILSERYLSKAVTKALKTPFSLQWFGRSVIKHPALQGADIIHLHWVNHGFLSPKFIAQLDELEKPIVWTFHDSNAFTGGCHVRYSCEHFHKECGHCPLLKSSGPNDQSHQTWLRKKRAYSELNCHIIAPSNWMAASVKMSSLMGFREVTVIPNTIETKIFKPYVKTEAKRILRINPDKFVLMSGFMPSSDDKHKGTPYLLAALNDLASRPGVDKERIELIVFGNKPNTEMPDFPFKTTFLGTISNDEHLAKCYSAADVFVTPSLEDNLPNTVMESLACATPVVAFKTGGIPDMVKHLLNGYLAEYESAADLATGMEWLYHEEHAAEIQKEARKTILSQFSEEVIAQKHLLLYQSLIDLQPR; translated from the coding sequence TTGAAAGTCGTACACTTAAATACATATGAAGGAAATGGTGGAGCTGGCAGGGCCTGCCTGCGGCTGAATGATGCGCTCAACGCGTCCGGAGCAGACTCCAGCGTGATGGTCTATTACCAGTTTAAGCCAAGCAGTAAAACGGGATCCTTCAGCAACACGATGATTCAGAAAGCCGCCGCGGTTTTTAATATCCTGTCGGAGCGTTACCTCTCTAAGGCTGTAACCAAAGCGCTTAAAACACCTTTCTCCCTCCAGTGGTTCGGACGCTCGGTGATCAAACATCCGGCACTTCAGGGAGCCGACATCATCCACCTGCACTGGGTTAATCATGGTTTCCTTTCACCGAAGTTTATCGCACAGCTGGACGAGCTGGAAAAGCCGATTGTCTGGACTTTTCACGATAGCAATGCCTTCACCGGCGGATGCCATGTGCGGTATTCCTGTGAGCACTTCCATAAAGAATGCGGGCATTGCCCGCTGCTTAAGTCGAGCGGACCCAACGATCAGTCGCACCAGACCTGGCTGCGCAAAAAGAGGGCTTATTCTGAGCTGAACTGTCATATTATAGCGCCGAGCAACTGGATGGCGGCCTCAGTTAAAATGAGCAGTCTGATGGGTTTCCGGGAAGTCACCGTAATTCCAAACACCATCGAAACCAAGATCTTCAAGCCTTACGTGAAGACTGAAGCCAAAAGGATACTCAGGATAAACCCTGACAAATTTGTGCTGATGAGCGGCTTTATGCCGTCGAGCGACGACAAACACAAAGGCACTCCTTATTTGCTTGCTGCGCTCAACGACCTCGCTTCCCGCCCGGGGGTCGACAAGGAGCGTATTGAGCTGATCGTTTTTGGAAATAAGCCGAACACGGAGATGCCGGATTTTCCGTTTAAAACTACTTTTCTCGGCACTATCAGCAACGATGAGCACCTGGCAAAATGTTATTCGGCAGCCGATGTATTTGTTACCCCCTCCCTGGAAGATAATCTTCCCAACACTGTAATGGAAAGCCTGGCCTGCGCGACACCGGTGGTTGCTTTCAAAACCGGGGGCATACCCGACATGGTGAAGCACCTTTTGAACGGCTACCTGGCTGAATATGAGTCGGCAGCCGACCTTGCTACCGGGATGGAATGGCTTTATCATGAAGAACATGCGGCCGAGATCCAAAAGGAGGCCAGAAAAACCATTTTATCACAATTCTCTGAAGAAGTTATTGCGCAAAAACACTTATTATTGTATCAGTCACTGATTGATTTACAACCGCGCTAA
- a CDS encoding glycosyltransferase family 2 protein has translation MLPKLSVITIVYNNVRDIERTMLSVLGQTYRNIEYIVIDGASTDGTREIIGKYQSQLAGFISEPDKGIYDAMNKGLALATGDYVLFMNSGDEIYAPVTVAEVFDSSDSADIYYGETEMYDAEWKSLGQRRHCAPEVFNWRSFRYGMTVSHQAIYIRRSITTPFDLRYKYSADIDWIIKAAKRASSIVNTRMYVAKYLVGGISKKKHLASLKERFHILSKYYGLIPNVINHVFIAVNLLSYYIRHRRTND, from the coding sequence ATGCTGCCCAAGCTAAGTGTTATCACCATCGTATACAATAATGTAAGGGATATTGAGCGCACCATGCTTTCAGTACTAGGTCAAACCTACAGAAACATCGAATATATTGTCATCGACGGAGCGTCGACCGATGGTACCCGGGAAATCATCGGCAAGTACCAGTCGCAGCTTGCCGGGTTTATATCTGAACCGGACAAGGGGATTTATGATGCCATGAACAAAGGGCTTGCGCTGGCTACGGGCGATTATGTTTTATTCATGAACTCCGGAGATGAAATTTATGCGCCTGTAACTGTGGCTGAAGTTTTCGACAGTTCCGATTCGGCAGATATTTATTATGGGGAAACAGAGATGTATGACGCCGAATGGAAGAGCCTGGGACAACGGCGACACTGCGCTCCCGAGGTGTTCAACTGGCGCAGCTTCCGGTATGGGATGACGGTAAGCCATCAGGCGATTTACATCAGACGAAGCATTACCACGCCTTTCGATCTCCGTTATAAGTATAGCGCCGATATTGACTGGATCATCAAAGCTGCCAAGCGCGCTTCGAGCATCGTTAACACCCGGATGTATGTTGCCAAATATCTTGTGGGCGGCATATCCAAGAAAAAACACCTGGCCAGTTTGAAAGAACGCTTCCACATCCTTTCAAAATACTACGGGCTGATTCCCAACGTCATTAACCATGTATTTATAGCGGTGAACTTGCTCAGTTATTATATCCGGCACCGGCGTACCAACGACTAA
- a CDS encoding type 1 glutamine amidotransferase domain-containing protein, producing MGQLSNRTIAVLSENGFEESELTSPVQRLREEGATVHIISSEPGKIQAMKGDRDWTIEVDVDKTLAEANPGDYTGLLLPGGVLNPDSLRKNEDALSFVKAFFEAGKPVAAICHAPQVLISAQVVEGRKLTSVKTVKVDLENAGANWVDEEVVVDQGLVTSRGPQDLPAFNDKIVEEFAEGVHEGQHA from the coding sequence ATGGGACAATTAAGCAACAGAACGATAGCCGTGCTATCTGAGAACGGCTTTGAAGAATCAGAGCTGACAAGTCCGGTTCAACGCCTTCGCGAAGAAGGAGCTACTGTACATATCATCTCTTCCGAGCCTGGAAAAATCCAGGCCATGAAAGGCGATCGCGACTGGACGATTGAAGTAGATGTGGACAAGACCTTAGCGGAAGCAAACCCAGGCGACTATACCGGCTTGCTCCTTCCCGGCGGTGTACTGAACCCCGATTCACTGAGAAAGAATGAGGATGCCCTCAGCTTTGTTAAAGCATTCTTTGAAGCAGGTAAACCAGTGGCTGCCATTTGTCACGCGCCACAGGTATTGATCTCTGCTCAGGTTGTGGAAGGTCGAAAGCTGACATCGGTAAAAACGGTTAAGGTAGACCTTGAAAATGCCGGGGCAAACTGGGTAGACGAGGAAGTAGTGGTAGACCAGGGACTGGTAACCAGTCGCGGTCCGCAAGACCTACCGGCCTTCAACGACAAAATCGTAGAGGAATTTGCCGAAGGCGTACATGAAGGTCAGCATGCCTGA
- the typA gene encoding translational GTPase TypA: MQKIRNIAIIAHVDHGKTTLVDKILHSCSIFRDNEQTGELILDNNDLERERGITIVSKNVSVQYKDVKINIIDTPGHADFGGEVERVLKMADGVLLLCDAFEGAMPQTRFVTQKALSLGLKPIVVVNKVDKENCRPEEVYEQIFELFFNLEATEEQLDFPVIYGSSKQGWMSTDWKKPTTDIFALLDAVVENIPPAPVNEGTLQMQITSLDYSSFVGRIAIGRVHRGVIKENQPVTLIKRDGKMVKSRVKELYTFEGLGKIKVAEVKSGDICAVVGIEGFEIGDTIADFDAPEQLPVIKIDEPTMNMLFTINNSPFFGKEGKFVTSQRVKERLYKEMEKNLALKVVETESPDAYLVYGRGILHLSVLIETMRREGYEIQVGQPQVIVKEIDGVKCEPVETLIVDVPGEVAGKVIELVTQRKGELHIMEPKGDLQHLEFEIPSRGIIGLRNNVLTATAGEAIMAHRFKAYEPWKGTIPGRMNGVLVSMEKGTTTAYSIDKLQDRGRFFVEPGVDIYEGQILGEHIRDNDLVINVVKGKALTNMRASGSDDNTRIAPAIKFSLEEAMEYIQADEYIEVTPQSMRLRKIYLTENERKINAKKFQ; this comes from the coding sequence ATGCAAAAAATCAGAAACATAGCTATTATAGCGCACGTTGACCATGGCAAAACCACATTGGTTGACAAGATCTTACACTCCTGTTCCATTTTTCGGGACAACGAACAAACAGGAGAGTTAATACTTGATAACAATGACCTGGAACGTGAGCGCGGTATCACTATCGTTTCTAAAAACGTTTCGGTCCAATATAAGGATGTTAAGATCAACATTATAGACACCCCTGGTCACGCCGACTTTGGTGGAGAGGTAGAACGCGTACTGAAGATGGCCGATGGCGTGCTTCTTTTGTGTGATGCCTTCGAAGGAGCCATGCCTCAAACAAGGTTTGTGACGCAGAAAGCCTTGTCACTAGGGTTGAAGCCCATTGTGGTGGTCAACAAAGTGGATAAGGAGAACTGCCGTCCGGAAGAAGTATACGAACAGATTTTTGAATTATTCTTTAACCTGGAGGCTACTGAGGAGCAACTCGACTTCCCGGTGATCTACGGATCTTCTAAGCAGGGCTGGATGAGTACCGACTGGAAAAAGCCGACGACGGATATATTCGCGTTGCTTGATGCAGTTGTTGAGAATATACCTCCTGCACCCGTCAACGAAGGTACGCTGCAAATGCAGATTACATCGCTCGATTATTCTTCATTCGTAGGTCGTATCGCTATTGGCCGCGTACACCGTGGTGTTATCAAAGAAAACCAGCCGGTTACGTTGATCAAGCGTGACGGCAAAATGGTCAAGTCGAGAGTAAAGGAACTTTATACCTTCGAAGGTCTTGGTAAGATTAAGGTTGCCGAGGTAAAATCTGGTGATATCTGTGCGGTTGTAGGGATAGAAGGTTTTGAGATTGGTGATACTATCGCCGATTTTGATGCACCAGAACAACTGCCGGTAATTAAAATTGACGAGCCTACGATGAACATGCTGTTCACGATCAATAACTCGCCGTTCTTTGGTAAAGAAGGTAAGTTTGTGACTTCACAACGCGTAAAGGAACGTCTCTATAAAGAAATGGAGAAGAACCTGGCCCTGAAAGTGGTTGAGACAGAATCGCCTGATGCATACCTGGTTTACGGAAGGGGTATTCTTCACTTGTCTGTACTTATCGAGACTATGCGTCGCGAAGGCTATGAGATCCAGGTTGGTCAGCCACAGGTTATCGTAAAAGAAATAGACGGCGTAAAATGTGAGCCGGTTGAGACCCTGATCGTTGATGTTCCCGGAGAGGTTGCCGGTAAGGTTATCGAGCTGGTTACACAGCGTAAAGGCGAACTCCACATCATGGAGCCAAAAGGAGATCTTCAGCACCTGGAATTTGAGATTCCTTCACGCGGAATTATCGGCCTCCGGAATAATGTGCTTACCGCCACAGCAGGTGAGGCTATCATGGCGCACCGCTTCAAGGCTTACGAGCCATGGAAAGGAACAATTCCTGGACGCATGAATGGCGTACTTGTATCTATGGAGAAGGGTACTACTACGGCATATTCAATTGATAAATTGCAGGATCGCGGCAGGTTCTTCGTAGAGCCTGGTGTAGACATTTACGAGGGGCAGATCCTTGGTGAGCACATCCGCGACAATGATCTTGTTATTAACGTAGTAAAAGGTAAGGCACTTACCAACATGCGTGCCTCAGGAAGTGACGACAACACCCGTATTGCACCGGCGATCAAGTTTTCGCTGGAAGAAGCTATGGAATATATCCAGGCGGATGAGTACATTGAGGTGACTCCGCAGAGCATGCGTCTGCGTAAAATATATCTCACAGAAAATGAGCGTAAGATAAACGCCAAGAAGTTCCAATAA
- a CDS encoding FeoB-associated Cys-rich membrane protein, whose product MDFQVVLAGLLFVAALFYIGRLIYRSVSPKRNGCGSNCKCGVDFSNIKP is encoded by the coding sequence ATGGATTTTCAGGTTGTACTTGCAGGGTTATTATTTGTGGCCGCACTGTTTTATATCGGTCGCCTGATATACCGTTCTGTATCGCCCAAGCGAAACGGCTGCGGCTCTAACTGCAAATGTGGTGTAGATTTTTCGAACATTAAGCCCTAG
- a CDS encoding Crp/Fnr family transcriptional regulator, translated as MLQRFKEYLQTKVAITDEQFGLITAHLRIKDFDKGEMILMKGEVSSHVYFVLEGLLRSYSIDSKGKTHIIQFAPEQWWLSERNGILFNEESEFFLDAVEATKAIVLPKDFIMESSKVVPCMADLNNTMLNNAIRFMQRRINMLLSATAEERYLNFIKLYPNLTLRVPQWMIASYLGITPESLSRVRKDLAHRNFLT; from the coding sequence ATGCTCCAGCGCTTCAAAGAGTACCTTCAAACCAAAGTTGCCATTACAGATGAGCAGTTTGGTTTAATTACCGCGCACCTCAGGATAAAGGATTTTGACAAGGGTGAAATGATCCTGATGAAGGGCGAAGTGTCATCGCATGTGTACTTTGTACTGGAGGGCCTGCTCAGGAGTTATTCTATTGACAGCAAGGGAAAAACACACATTATTCAGTTTGCACCGGAGCAGTGGTGGCTATCGGAACGGAATGGCATCCTGTTTAATGAAGAGTCGGAGTTCTTCCTGGATGCTGTAGAGGCTACTAAAGCAATCGTGCTGCCTAAGGATTTTATCATGGAATCTTCGAAGGTTGTACCCTGCATGGCCGACCTGAACAATACCATGCTCAATAATGCGATCCGCTTTATGCAGCGCCGCATCAATATGCTGTTAAGCGCTACCGCTGAAGAGCGATACCTGAATTTTATTAAGCTCTATCCCAACCTTACGCTTCGCGTTCCTCAATGGATGATCGCCTCTTATCTCGGCATTACACCGGAATCACTTAGCCGGGTAAGAAAAGATCTGGCGCACAGGAATTTCTTAACATAG
- a CDS encoding YceI family protein: protein MATTTWTLDPTHSELQFKVKHLMITTVTGSLKIFNASVTTEGDDFENAQVSFEAETASIDTGNSDRDNHLKSGDFFDAEKYPSISFRSSAITKDGSDYAVQGDLTIRDVTRPVKLTAEFGGIATDPWGNTKAGFTLSGKINRTDFGLTWNAALETGGVMVSEEVKIAGELQFVKGA from the coding sequence ATGGCAACAACAACATGGACACTCGATCCTACACACAGTGAACTTCAGTTCAAAGTAAAGCACCTGATGATTACTACGGTAACCGGCAGCTTAAAGATTTTTAATGCATCGGTAACCACCGAGGGTGATGATTTTGAGAACGCCCAGGTAAGTTTCGAAGCGGAGACCGCGTCGATCGACACTGGAAATTCGGACAGGGACAATCATTTAAAGAGTGGCGATTTCTTCGACGCAGAAAAGTACCCTTCTATCAGCTTCCGATCTTCTGCTATAACAAAAGACGGTAGTGATTATGCCGTTCAGGGCGATTTGACAATTAGAGATGTAACCAGGCCGGTGAAACTGACCGCAGAATTCGGCGGTATTGCGACAGATCCATGGGGGAATACCAAAGCTGGTTTTACCTTAAGTGGCAAAATTAACAGAACGGACTTCGGGCTTACCTGGAATGCAGCACTGGAAACCGGAGGTGTGATGGTAAGCGAAGAGGTTAAGATTGCGGGTGAGCTGCAGTTTGTGAAAGGAGCTTAA
- a CDS encoding pirin family protein: MNAIKSVSAVLNAPAPHMVGDGFRVHNFFPNGYKINMSPFFLLDYNARIEFSPRQEPRGVGVHPHRGFETVTIAYHGAVSHHDSAGNSGTIFPGDVQWMTAGRGVLHKEYHEQQYSLTGGPFQMVQLWVNLPARFKMTDPKYQDIRRGNMAGYSLENGGGVVEVIAGEYKGLQGPASTFSPLHLYNARLNAGGKAEFTLPASYNTGFMVVDGSVRINGSADDETAIAVADQFVHFEHSGALIELEAIENATVLIMSGEPIDEPIAQYGPFLMNKPEEIDQAIADYNEGKFGYLE; this comes from the coding sequence ATGAATGCAATAAAAAGTGTGTCGGCCGTGCTAAACGCGCCGGCACCACATATGGTAGGCGATGGATTCCGGGTACACAATTTCTTTCCGAATGGATACAAAATAAATATGAGCCCGTTTTTCCTGCTCGACTATAATGCCAGGATCGAGTTTTCGCCCAGGCAGGAGCCCCGGGGCGTGGGTGTGCATCCGCACCGTGGCTTTGAAACAGTTACAATAGCCTATCATGGCGCCGTGTCGCATCACGACAGTGCAGGCAACAGTGGCACCATTTTCCCGGGGGACGTGCAATGGATGACTGCGGGCCGTGGGGTATTGCACAAGGAGTATCATGAGCAGCAGTACAGCCTTACGGGCGGCCCGTTCCAAATGGTGCAACTTTGGGTAAACCTGCCTGCGCGGTTTAAAATGACAGATCCGAAATATCAGGACATCAGACGTGGAAATATGGCTGGTTATTCGCTCGAAAATGGCGGAGGCGTTGTGGAGGTAATTGCTGGCGAATACAAGGGGCTACAGGGGCCAGCCAGTACGTTTTCTCCGCTGCATTTGTATAATGCGCGCTTAAATGCTGGCGGGAAAGCTGAGTTTACGCTTCCGGCTAGCTATAACACGGGCTTTATGGTGGTGGATGGAAGCGTGCGGATTAACGGATCCGCAGATGACGAAACAGCCATAGCCGTAGCCGATCAGTTTGTTCATTTTGAGCACTCTGGTGCCCTGATTGAACTTGAGGCCATAGAGAATGCTACGGTACTCATCATGAGCGGAGAGCCTATTGACGAACCCATTGCACAGTACGGTCCTTTTCTCATGAACAAACCGGAAGAAATTGATCAGGCGATTGCCGACTATAATGAAGGTAAGTTCGGCTACCTGGAATGA
- the ispF gene encoding 2-C-methyl-D-erythritol 2,4-cyclodiphosphate synthase, translated as MKIKVGFGFDVHQLKDGHPFVVGGVTLPHHKGAYGHSDADVLLHAICDALLGAANLRDIGFHFKNTDPRWKGISSLILLRESVKLLSEKGWLIGNIDAMLCLEAPKINPHIPSMQQHISEATGIPVEDISIKATTNEQMGFIGREEGVVAYAVCLIQKADHSR; from the coding sequence ATGAAGATAAAAGTTGGATTCGGGTTTGATGTTCACCAGTTAAAAGATGGTCATCCTTTCGTTGTAGGTGGCGTAACACTGCCTCACCACAAGGGGGCTTACGGGCACTCCGATGCAGACGTTTTGCTCCATGCGATTTGCGACGCACTGCTTGGCGCCGCCAATCTCCGCGACATTGGCTTTCATTTCAAAAACACCGATCCCCGGTGGAAAGGCATAAGCAGTCTGATCCTGCTCAGAGAATCCGTGAAACTTCTTTCAGAAAAAGGATGGCTTATAGGCAATATAGATGCCATGCTATGCCTCGAAGCGCCTAAAATCAATCCGCATATTCCGTCTATGCAGCAACATATTTCCGAAGCTACGGGTATACCGGTCGAGGACATTTCCATAAAAGCCACTACCAATGAGCAAATGGGCTTCATTGGGCGCGAAGAGGGCGTGGTGGCCTACGCGGTTTGCCTTATCCAAAAGGCAGATCATTCCAGGTAG
- a CDS encoding PorV/PorQ family protein has product MRFSSSTACVLWGVCIAICATKLAAQTSVSNHAGKPGGATLFPVLLITPDARSGGMAGAGVAVSPDANTPSINPAKLAFAESDYGLAVSYCPWMPNAVSDVGLAYVSSFFRAGQNGSVASSLRFFSAGEIRLTDIGQQDLGTFAPGEYAFDLAYARKFGDQFSLATSLRYISSAFTDVRAMAVDVSTFYKRPAHIMGMEAIVAGGIHIANIGMHVSTTGGLGEEQTLPSAVRIGGASTILFGEYNELTLAADYNTEGWTAAGMEYWCRNRFALRTGYHYGLWDSGQRYFTVGGGLKHQWLQVDFSYLIANTQQNLVANTIRLGLLLNFGHPQ; this is encoded by the coding sequence ATGAGATTTTCCTCGTCAACAGCATGCGTTTTATGGGGCGTATGCATTGCCATCTGCGCTACAAAACTTGCAGCTCAGACTTCCGTTTCTAACCATGCAGGGAAGCCGGGTGGTGCTACCTTGTTTCCAGTGTTATTGATCACGCCCGACGCTCGATCGGGCGGAATGGCTGGTGCGGGTGTAGCCGTAAGTCCAGACGCCAACACACCAAGCATTAACCCCGCTAAACTCGCATTTGCAGAAAGTGACTATGGATTAGCCGTTTCTTACTGCCCATGGATGCCAAATGCCGTAAGCGACGTCGGCCTCGCTTACGTCAGCAGCTTTTTTCGTGCAGGTCAAAATGGCTCGGTGGCTTCTTCACTCCGTTTCTTTTCGGCAGGCGAAATCAGGCTGACAGACATTGGTCAGCAAGATCTAGGTACGTTTGCCCCAGGAGAATATGCCTTTGATCTGGCCTACGCCCGTAAGTTCGGCGATCAGTTTTCGCTGGCAACGAGTTTAAGGTACATATCTTCAGCTTTTACCGATGTTCGGGCTATGGCTGTTGATGTTTCGACATTTTACAAGAGGCCAGCCCATATCATGGGCATGGAAGCTATTGTCGCTGGCGGTATTCATATCGCCAACATCGGCATGCATGTCAGTACAACAGGCGGCCTGGGAGAAGAGCAAACCCTGCCATCCGCTGTCCGTATCGGCGGGGCATCAACAATACTGTTCGGCGAGTATAATGAACTTACGCTGGCAGCCGATTACAATACCGAAGGATGGACCGCTGCGGGTATGGAATATTGGTGCCGAAACCGTTTCGCGCTCCGGACGGGTTATCACTACGGACTATGGGATAGCGGGCAGCGGTATTTTACAGTGGGCGGGGGACTAAAGCATCAGTGGCTGCAAGTCGATTTTTCTTATCTGATTGCGAATACGCAACAGAATCTTGTCGCCAATACGATTAGGTTAGGTTTATTGCTTAATTTTGGTCACCCGCAGTAA
- a CDS encoding SUMF1/EgtB/PvdO family nonheme iron enzyme: MKNIYIYTLGSFLMAVTLLSCKPKSAVSDKTGMAYNKQEYGGFQVNNKFKRGPGPGLVEIEGGVFVMSGSAIAIPGQELSEYNHKRETTVSSFYMDETEVSNTNWLEYLNWIRTNFPTDYEYYYNELPDTLVWRRPLSYNEPYVDNYLRHPAYQDYPVVGVSWEQAERYCAWRTDRVNELLLRERGYMTSFRDLNGSNGTAANANTANRSTAPFSTGAYLTGQHDDMGKNAIKDLNPANAAAGQNAGANSGTRNVRLEDGILKQPYRLPTEAEWEYAALGLIGNTQYENIYENKIYPWSGLGVSSAKKSTRGMILANFKRSKGDYMGVGGSLNDKGGLTVAVRSYLPNDFGLYNMAGNVNEWVADVYRAKTFEAADAFNPYRGNFYTDKKVADPATGRVELDKYNRPVMVAAASPRKQTWAEKQAAAAAGVPDSARVTAYADQRGYRDPATDLYGETTLINDKSRVYKGGSWDDQAMWLNPAARRFLQQDQSTADIGFRCAMTMLGAPEIRSTGKPQFKQRQAKPFRSR, from the coding sequence ATGAAAAACATTTACATCTACACTTTGGGTTCTTTTTTAATGGCTGTGACGCTGCTTTCCTGCAAGCCTAAGTCGGCCGTGTCCGACAAAACCGGAATGGCTTATAACAAACAGGAATACGGCGGCTTTCAGGTGAACAACAAGTTTAAACGGGGCCCGGGACCAGGTCTGGTGGAAATTGAGGGTGGTGTCTTTGTGATGAGCGGAAGCGCTATCGCCATTCCCGGTCAGGAGCTTAGTGAGTACAATCATAAAAGGGAGACAACAGTTTCGTCATTTTACATGGATGAAACGGAGGTTTCAAATACAAACTGGCTGGAATATCTGAACTGGATCAGAACAAACTTTCCAACTGATTACGAATATTATTACAATGAATTGCCCGACACGTTGGTGTGGCGCAGGCCTCTTTCTTATAACGAGCCGTATGTGGACAACTATCTGAGGCATCCTGCCTATCAGGATTATCCGGTGGTAGGTGTGAGCTGGGAACAGGCAGAGCGCTATTGTGCGTGGCGGACAGATCGGGTTAACGAACTTCTGCTTCGTGAGCGTGGTTATATGACGAGTTTCCGCGACTTGAACGGATCAAATGGCACGGCGGCTAATGCCAATACCGCGAATAGATCTACCGCGCCGTTTAGTACTGGTGCTTATCTTACCGGGCAGCATGATGACATGGGAAAAAATGCAATTAAGGACCTGAATCCGGCAAACGCAGCAGCAGGCCAAAACGCCGGGGCAAACTCAGGCACCAGAAATGTCAGGTTAGAAGATGGTATCCTGAAACAGCCGTATCGCTTACCTACTGAGGCAGAATGGGAGTACGCAGCATTAGGGCTCATTGGCAATACCCAATATGAAAATATTTACGAGAATAAGATTTATCCTTGGAGCGGACTTGGCGTAAGCTCTGCCAAGAAAAGTACCCGCGGTATGATCTTGGCGAACTTTAAGCGTAGCAAGGGGGATTACATGGGCGTAGGGGGCTCTTTGAACGATAAAGGGGGGCTGACGGTTGCAGTGCGCTCGTATTTGCCAAACGATTTTGGTTTGTACAATATGGCAGGCAACGTGAATGAGTGGGTAGCCGATGTATACCGGGCGAAGACCTTTGAAGCGGCCGATGCGTTTAACCCGTACCGTGGAAACTTTTATACCGATAAAAAGGTTGCTGATCCTGCTACTGGAAGGGTTGAACTAGACAAGTATAACAGGCCTGTGATGGTTGCCGCTGCTTCGCCCAGAAAACAAACCTGGGCGGAAAAACAGGCTGCAGCTGCGGCTGGGGTGCCGGATTCTGCAAGGGTAACTGCATATGCGGATCAGAGAGGTTACCGTGACCCGGCTACAGATCTTTATGGTGAAACGACGTTGATTAACGATAAATCGCGTGTATACAAGGGCGGTTCATGGGACGATCAGGCTATGTGGCTAAATCCGGCTGCCCGGAGATTCTTGCAACAGGATCAAAGTACTGCTGATATAGGCTTTAGATGTGCTATGACTATGCTTGGTGCACCGGAGATTAGATCAACTGGTAAACCGCAATTCAAGCAGCGCCAGGCGAAACCGTTCCGGTCAAGATAA
- a CDS encoding acetyl-CoA carboxylase biotin carboxyl carrier protein subunit, protein MKAKVNDKEIFEITVGKDAIQIDNQEVLFDIEELGERNLHVLHHNKSYEVELVAHNSEEKTAQVKVNGNIYQVSLTDQFDDLLKKMGIDAASARKVKELKAPMPGLVLSLPVTEGQEVIKGQGLVVLEAMKMENSIKAPADATIQKILVNQGDKVEKNQVLIQFH, encoded by the coding sequence ATGAAAGCAAAAGTCAACGATAAGGAGATATTTGAAATCACAGTCGGTAAAGACGCCATTCAGATAGACAATCAAGAAGTCCTTTTCGATATTGAAGAGCTTGGAGAACGAAACCTGCACGTTCTTCACCATAACAAATCGTACGAGGTAGAACTGGTTGCGCATAACAGTGAAGAAAAGACCGCTCAGGTCAAAGTCAACGGCAATATCTATCAAGTAAGTCTTACCGACCAGTTCGACGATCTTTTAAAGAAGATGGGTATAGATGCAGCTTCCGCCAGAAAAGTAAAGGAGCTGAAAGCTCCCATGCCTGGCCTTGTACTAAGCCTGCCGGTCACTGAAGGGCAGGAGGTAATCAAAGGGCAAGGTTTGGTCGTATTAGAAGCAATGAAAATGGAAAACAGCATTAAGGCACCCGCAGATGCTACAATCCAAAAGATTCTCGTAAATCAAGGCGATAAAGTAGAAAAGAACCAGGTGCTGATTCAATTTCATTAA